From a single Halodesulfovibrio marinisediminis DSM 17456 genomic region:
- a CDS encoding ABC-F family ATP-binding cassette domain-containing protein — translation MSITLDNISKFFGGDEIIPKFSLDIADGTRLCVCGPNGCGKSTLLKMVAGIMSVDSGRVLLPKGCRLGFVQQELDESLLGLPLLSWVLEVLPDWNNFWEEWEAASQAQDEAALKRLGLRQAELEQIYGHNPEHRAKTVLTGLGFSEDKWLKPMRELSGGWRERAKLARVLTAGADVLLLDEPTNHLDLDAVEWLENFLLDYQGVLIFVAHDRIFMDKVGSHVLFLGGNKPMFRKGNFSQFLVIQEEFEAQKEREAAKLQEDIARNMDFVRRFKAKATKARQAGSKQKMAQRLQKELDGIKFETKRKQLAFAWPEPAPAEKLILSVSDLRFTYPDGVTLWSDLEFQLYRGQKIALVGPNGCGKSTLLKLIAGRLEKNQGSIMMASKAKMGYFSQHQLDTLNAQNTVLSEIRRLSDPKTTEEELMSVLGLFMLGQSYFERVVGELSGGEKSRLMMAILFLSRCNFLVLDEPTNHLDLESREALVEALASFEGTILMVAHDRYLLKEVANQLWSLSPKGLMVHERGFEEYDKYRKEQNALASGKYKESSPSGGLSREEQKRLKREQAELRNRIYKELKPKQQTYEKMEEKLMLMLEEQGELETKMADPDFVSNSAEMQEALKRFGQLQNDSEALMEEMGELEIEINELEQQREALTS, via the coding sequence ATGAGCATTACATTAGACAATATATCTAAATTCTTCGGTGGCGACGAAATCATCCCTAAATTCTCTCTGGATATTGCGGATGGTACCCGTCTGTGCGTTTGCGGCCCCAACGGGTGCGGTAAATCCACACTTCTTAAAATGGTAGCCGGTATCATGTCCGTTGATTCCGGACGCGTGCTGCTACCAAAAGGATGTCGCCTCGGCTTTGTCCAACAGGAACTGGACGAATCCCTTCTTGGCCTGCCTCTACTCAGCTGGGTGCTGGAAGTTCTGCCGGACTGGAATAATTTCTGGGAAGAATGGGAAGCAGCGAGTCAGGCTCAAGATGAAGCCGCCCTGAAACGTCTCGGCCTACGTCAGGCAGAGCTTGAGCAGATTTACGGTCACAACCCTGAACACAGGGCAAAGACTGTTCTCACTGGTCTCGGTTTCAGCGAAGATAAGTGGCTCAAGCCTATGCGCGAGCTTTCCGGTGGCTGGCGCGAACGCGCAAAGCTTGCCCGAGTACTCACCGCCGGTGCAGATGTTCTGCTTCTTGACGAACCGACAAACCACCTGGATCTCGACGCCGTGGAATGGCTGGAGAACTTCCTGCTGGATTATCAGGGTGTTCTTATCTTCGTTGCGCACGACAGAATCTTCATGGATAAAGTAGGTAGCCATGTGCTTTTCCTTGGCGGCAACAAGCCAATGTTCCGCAAAGGCAACTTCTCCCAGTTCCTCGTGATTCAGGAAGAATTTGAAGCGCAAAAGGAACGTGAAGCAGCCAAGCTTCAGGAAGATATTGCTCGCAACATGGACTTTGTGCGCCGTTTTAAAGCTAAGGCGACCAAAGCACGTCAGGCCGGTTCCAAGCAGAAAATGGCACAACGCCTGCAGAAAGAACTTGATGGTATTAAGTTCGAAACCAAGCGCAAACAGCTTGCCTTTGCATGGCCGGAGCCTGCCCCTGCAGAAAAGCTCATTCTCAGCGTATCCGACCTGCGGTTCACCTATCCTGACGGTGTTACCCTGTGGTCAGACCTAGAATTTCAACTGTACCGTGGTCAAAAGATTGCCCTTGTTGGCCCTAACGGCTGCGGTAAATCCACCCTGCTCAAACTTATTGCCGGACGTCTGGAAAAGAACCAAGGTTCTATCATGATGGCATCCAAGGCAAAAATGGGCTACTTCTCCCAGCATCAACTGGACACACTGAATGCACAGAACACAGTACTCAGCGAAATTCGTCGTCTTTCCGACCCGAAAACAACTGAAGAAGAACTGATGTCTGTTCTTGGCCTCTTTATGCTCGGACAAAGCTACTTCGAGCGTGTTGTCGGAGAATTATCCGGCGGTGAAAAGAGTCGTCTGATGATGGCTATTCTGTTCCTCTCGCGCTGCAACTTCCTTGTACTTGACGAACCGACTAACCATCTCGACCTTGAGTCCCGTGAAGCACTCGTCGAAGCACTCGCGTCATTCGAAGGCACTATTCTGATGGTTGCGCACGACCGTTACCTCTTAAAAGAAGTAGCAAACCAGTTATGGAGCCTTTCTCCAAAAGGTCTCATGGTGCATGAACGCGGTTTTGAAGAGTATGACAAGTACCGGAAAGAGCAAAATGCCCTTGCCAGCGGCAAATATAAAGAAAGCTCTCCAAGCGGCGGTTTAAGCCGTGAAGAACAAAAGCGCCTCAAACGCGAGCAGGCTGAACTGCGTAACCGCATCTACAAAGAACTAAAGCCTAAACAGCAGACATATGAGAAAATGGAAGAAAAACTCATGCTCATGCTGGAAGAACAAGGCGAACTGGAAACAAAAATGGCTGATCCTGATTTCGTGTCCAACTCAGCAGAAATGCAGGAAGCACTCAAACGTTTTGGACAACTCCAGAATGACAGTGAAGCACTCATGGAAGAAATGGGCGAACTCGAGATAGAGATTAACGAACTGGAACAACAGCGCGAAGCGCTCACGAGCTAG
- a CDS encoding (deoxy)nucleoside triphosphate pyrophosphohydrolase, with protein MKKTITVVAGIVWDGKRYLAARRPDNAPFGGFWEFPGGKIEPDETPEAALVREFQEELNITPTEWKYWQTVTHEYEELIVTLLFFHITAFTGTLIPQEGHTVQWVMPHEASKLNFLKADIPIVQALSTLA; from the coding sequence ATGAAAAAAACCATTACAGTCGTTGCCGGTATTGTATGGGATGGTAAGCGCTATCTTGCAGCAAGAAGACCGGACAATGCACCATTCGGCGGTTTCTGGGAATTCCCCGGCGGTAAAATTGAACCGGACGAAACACCGGAAGCCGCACTTGTACGAGAGTTTCAGGAAGAGCTGAACATTACGCCTACCGAATGGAAGTACTGGCAGACAGTTACCCATGAGTACGAGGAGCTTATTGTTACGCTTCTTTTCTTTCACATAACCGCATTTACAGGTACACTTATCCCTCAGGAAGGACATACTGTACAATGGGTTATGCCTCATGAAGCCTCTAAGCTCAATTTCCTAAAAGCAGACATTCCCATCGTGCAGGCGTTATCCACGCTAGCATAG
- a CDS encoding DMT family transporter, whose translation MHTALLFLALCVGTFMPLQMGLNAMVNLHWSHSAPIASLISFFVGTIALSLFVYMSKTPIPPFATSTVPWYAWFAGLLGAVGVTTLTFLAPRLGALAMVSLIICGQLIGSVVFDHFGLVGYTIRPVTLMRILGIVLLIAGAYLVNRY comes from the coding sequence ATGCATACCGCATTGCTGTTTCTTGCACTTTGTGTCGGCACATTTATGCCCCTGCAAATGGGGCTGAACGCCATGGTAAACCTGCACTGGAGCCATAGCGCCCCCATCGCGTCACTCATTTCCTTTTTTGTAGGGACGATTGCATTAAGTCTCTTCGTCTACATGAGCAAAACCCCTATTCCCCCCTTCGCCACTTCTACTGTTCCTTGGTACGCGTGGTTTGCCGGCCTTCTTGGGGCTGTCGGAGTCACAACACTCACCTTCCTTGCCCCCCGCCTCGGCGCTCTAGCAATGGTCTCACTTATTATCTGCGGACAACTTATCGGTTCCGTCGTCTTCGACCATTTCGGACTTGTCGGATACACAATCCGCCCAGTAACCCTTATGCGTATACTAGGAATAGTGCTTCTTATAGCTGGCGCATACCTTGTAAATCGCTATTAA
- a CDS encoding bacteriohemerythrin, which yields MATFEWNSSMNTGIAVIDEQHAELTQIINTLYYAYMDGEEDTVLSPLIHKVNDYAHMHFATEADLMSAYREEIPDFDGHMEQHREFFSNAIGFLLDYLNDKADITPELLDYLTDWWFNHINEIDRKMAEFLLNQGAA from the coding sequence ATGGCGACATTTGAGTGGAACTCTTCAATGAATACCGGCATTGCTGTAATTGACGAACAACATGCTGAACTTACGCAGATTATTAATACCCTGTACTATGCATATATGGACGGAGAAGAAGACACCGTTCTTAGCCCGCTTATTCACAAAGTGAATGACTACGCACACATGCATTTTGCCACAGAAGCTGATTTAATGAGCGCGTACAGAGAAGAGATTCCAGACTTTGATGGGCACATGGAGCAACATAGAGAATTCTTTTCCAATGCTATTGGATTCCTGCTGGATTATCTTAATGATAAAGCAGATATTACTCCTGAGCTCTTAGACTACCTTACTGACTGGTGGTTTAATCATATCAATGAAATAGATCGGAAGATGGCTGAGTTTTTATTAAATCAAGGTGCAGCATAA
- a CDS encoding aspartate-semialdehyde dehydrogenase has translation MSKDRLVVAVVGATGAVGREMLSVLEGRDFPATEVIALASARSAGTTVPFAGAELKVKELTEDSFEGVDIALFSAGGSTSEKFAPIAAKAGCVVVDNSSAWRMDDRCPLVVPEVNPEALEKHNGIIANPNCSTIQMLVALKPLHDTAKIKRVVVSTYQAVSGSGQKAITELETQTRQLFNMQQPEAEVYPYQIAFNALPQIDVFMDNDYTKEEMKMVNETVKIFNDSSVKVTATCVRIPVFYGHSESVNIETAQKITPAEARAILTQAPGVTVLDNPGEKIYPMAIDAAGQDDTFVGRIREDESIENGLNMWIVADNIRKGAALNTVQIAEELIKRDLLGVKDTTVFD, from the coding sequence ATGAGTAAAGATCGTTTGGTGGTTGCCGTTGTCGGTGCCACAGGTGCTGTAGGGCGGGAAATGCTTTCCGTATTGGAAGGTCGTGATTTTCCAGCTACCGAGGTTATTGCCCTCGCATCCGCACGATCCGCAGGCACGACAGTACCTTTTGCGGGTGCTGAACTTAAAGTCAAAGAACTGACTGAAGACTCTTTCGAAGGCGTTGATATTGCGCTCTTTTCCGCCGGTGGTTCCACGTCTGAAAAATTTGCTCCAATCGCCGCAAAAGCTGGCTGTGTTGTTGTAGACAACTCCAGTGCATGGCGTATGGATGACCGCTGCCCGCTTGTTGTTCCAGAAGTAAACCCGGAAGCACTCGAGAAGCACAACGGTATTATTGCTAACCCGAACTGTTCTACTATCCAAATGTTAGTAGCGCTCAAACCGCTGCACGACACCGCTAAAATCAAGCGTGTTGTTGTTTCTACATATCAGGCGGTATCCGGTTCAGGTCAGAAAGCAATTACCGAACTCGAGACACAAACCCGTCAGCTTTTCAACATGCAGCAGCCGGAAGCGGAAGTGTACCCGTACCAGATTGCGTTCAACGCACTTCCACAGATCGATGTCTTTATGGATAATGACTACACCAAAGAAGAAATGAAGATGGTTAACGAGACCGTTAAGATCTTCAACGATTCTTCCGTAAAGGTAACTGCTACCTGTGTACGTATCCCTGTATTCTACGGTCACAGTGAGTCCGTAAACATTGAGACTGCACAGAAGATTACCCCAGCAGAAGCTCGTGCTATCCTTACTCAGGCACCGGGCGTAACCGTACTTGATAACCCGGGTGAAAAAATCTACCCAATGGCAATTGATGCTGCAGGTCAGGATGACACCTTCGTTGGACGTATCCGCGAAGACGAATCCATTGAAAATGGTCTGAACATGTGGATTGTTGCAGACAACATCCGCAAAGGTGCGGCCCTCAACACTGTACAGATTGCTGAAGAACTGATTAAGCGCGACCTTCTTGGTGTGAAAGACACAACCGTATTCGACTAG
- a CDS encoding aminotransferase class IV — protein MATVCDTEEYISKILNSRRAGERNVLAFYEHRIGCICKNPRLMLLPMDDHLAHRGDGVFENMKWVNGKLYQLDAHIERMKQSVKGLHLSPPCTWDKLTELAVDVAKAAKTQDGLLRIIIGRGPGGFGIDPKECPVSSLYIIAYKFKPKPEEWFEKGATAFRSSIPAKPAHMARVKSANYIPNVLMKREADERGFDIPFSFDSDDFIAEGATENVALVTQEGTLLVPEFSNALAGTTIMRAVELMKDKIKIQFSPVREDDLYRAKEVLIFGTTSDCISVVRFEGQPINDVRPGPVAKQIRKLLKEDLEANGLPL, from the coding sequence GTGGCGACAGTATGTGATACAGAAGAGTACATTTCTAAAATCCTGAACAGCCGTCGAGCCGGAGAACGCAACGTGCTGGCCTTTTACGAGCACCGTATCGGCTGTATTTGCAAAAACCCGAGACTGATGCTGCTGCCAATGGACGACCATCTTGCCCACAGAGGTGATGGCGTTTTTGAAAACATGAAATGGGTAAACGGAAAACTGTATCAGCTTGATGCGCACATTGAGCGCATGAAACAGTCTGTTAAGGGACTGCACCTGTCGCCACCTTGTACATGGGATAAGCTTACAGAGCTTGCTGTTGACGTCGCCAAGGCAGCAAAAACACAAGACGGTCTGCTGCGCATCATTATTGGTCGCGGCCCTGGCGGATTCGGTATCGACCCGAAAGAATGTCCGGTAAGCAGCCTGTACATTATAGCCTACAAGTTCAAGCCGAAGCCGGAAGAATGGTTTGAAAAAGGCGCAACCGCCTTCCGTTCCTCCATTCCGGCAAAACCTGCGCACATGGCGCGGGTTAAGAGTGCGAACTACATCCCTAATGTGCTCATGAAGCGCGAAGCGGATGAACGCGGCTTTGATATCCCGTTCAGCTTTGATTCAGACGACTTCATTGCTGAAGGTGCAACAGAAAATGTTGCTCTTGTTACTCAGGAAGGGACACTTCTTGTTCCTGAATTCTCCAATGCGCTTGCGGGAACAACCATTATGCGCGCTGTTGAATTGATGAAAGACAAGATCAAAATTCAATTTAGCCCAGTTCGTGAGGACGATCTTTACCGAGCTAAAGAAGTTCTCATTTTCGGTACAACATCAGACTGTATCTCGGTTGTCCGCTTTGAAGGTCAACCCATCAACGATGTTCGTCCGGGGCCTGTTGCCAAACAAATCAGAAAACTTCTCAAAGAAGATCTGGAAGCAAACGGACTGCCACTGTAG
- a CDS encoding glycosyltransferase family 4 protein, translating to MHILLLDLGKEMRGGQWQVFYLARALARSQEFTVTLAAPANAPLLTHAAEVEGVTIIPLSSASDWDVRNIYKLRRAVKKHGAQVIHTNCAKSASLGAIIKKMCGDAFRLIHTRRVSYPLKTGWSGKKYLLADAVVGVSQEISDTMLESAPELDSKKVFTIHSGIDSSRYQAKKDRNDERMIIGMIGALTEQKGHVVLVRALGELIKYKDLPTWEARFVGDGPLFGEIKELAEELEVSSHIALLGRQDARDQLPYFDLLAVPSVNGEGSSGVIKEGWVGQLPVVASDLESNLELVEDQKSGLTFPNHDHEKLAQLLHDLMLDEKLRANLVEGGNKRVQLFTDMKMATAYMELYKQSW from the coding sequence ATGCACATCTTGTTGCTTGATCTCGGAAAAGAAATGCGCGGTGGACAATGGCAAGTGTTCTATCTGGCGCGGGCACTGGCTCGTTCTCAAGAATTCACAGTAACGCTGGCCGCTCCTGCCAACGCACCATTACTTACACACGCAGCCGAAGTGGAAGGGGTAACCATTATTCCTCTTTCCAGCGCCTCCGACTGGGACGTACGCAACATATATAAACTTCGCCGCGCCGTGAAAAAACATGGTGCACAGGTAATCCACACAAACTGTGCAAAGAGCGCGTCTCTTGGTGCCATTATCAAAAAAATGTGCGGTGACGCATTTCGCCTCATCCACACCCGCCGAGTTTCATACCCTCTTAAAACGGGATGGAGCGGCAAAAAATATTTACTCGCAGATGCCGTTGTGGGCGTCAGTCAGGAAATTTCCGACACCATGCTGGAATCTGCTCCAGAACTCGACTCCAAAAAAGTTTTCACCATTCATTCAGGAATTGATTCGTCACGCTATCAGGCCAAGAAAGATCGTAACGACGAACGTATGATCATCGGTATGATTGGCGCGCTGACAGAACAAAAAGGCCATGTTGTTCTTGTAAGAGCACTTGGTGAGCTTATCAAATACAAAGACCTTCCAACATGGGAAGCACGCTTTGTAGGCGACGGCCCTCTGTTCGGAGAAATAAAAGAACTGGCTGAAGAGCTTGAAGTCAGCAGCCACATCGCCCTGCTGGGACGTCAGGATGCCCGCGACCAGCTTCCGTATTTCGACCTATTGGCTGTACCATCCGTAAACGGTGAAGGCTCATCAGGCGTCATAAAAGAGGGATGGGTAGGCCAGCTTCCAGTTGTGGCATCTGACCTTGAGTCCAATCTTGAACTGGTTGAAGACCAGAAAAGTGGACTGACCTTCCCGAACCATGACCATGAAAAGCTCGCACAGCTTCTACACGATCTTATGCTGGACGAGAAACTACGTGCGAACCTTGTAGAAGGCGGTAATAAGCGTGTTCAGCTATTTACCGATATGAAGATGGCAACAGCCTACATGGAGTTATATAAACAAAGCTGGTAA